DNA from Hippoglossus hippoglossus isolate fHipHip1 chromosome 13, fHipHip1.pri, whole genome shotgun sequence:
TACATATTCAGCACATTCAAAAAGGGACGGAAATAGAAGAAATCACTACGAAGAGGAAAATGTGCTTCAGTTCTGGTTTGGAATCTGAAACCGTTGCTTTAAGACGGACATGAAATGATGTCGGTGGGCAGACCAGTAACATACAGAGAGTTCCAGTCTCCTGCAGCCATGTGGCCTTCTGGTCTTGTGTGGCCACTGCTGCTGAGAAGACACATCAGCATCTCTGAATCCAGAGAGACATATTTGCTCTGACTCCAACATCTGATGTTTTGGTCTCAATAGATGAGAAATGAGTTTCTTCCCTGATCTTTCACTCGATGATGTTTTGCTCGTGCATCATGTTGGTCTTTATCCACTCTGTCTGCAGGCTGTAGACCTCAGTAAGCCAATAGACAAGAGGATCTACAAGGGGACCCAGCCAACGTGTCACGACTTCAACCAGTACTCGGCCACAGCAGAGAGTGTCGCTCTCATCGTGGGATTCTCCGCCGGACAAGTCCAGTATCTCGACCCCATTAAGAAGGAAACCAGTAAACTCTTCAATGAGGAGGTATTAtcacgtttgttttttttacatctgctCATTtgagtttcctctgtgtttcagctCTTTGGGTTGTTGCGATTAAAGCCTGATAGAAAATAATCCGACAGCgttttcagtgttttccctcCTCACGTGCTTTGTCGTTTCCACATTCTTTTACTGCGTCTCCTGAACGGATTCTTTTCGTTTAATGGGATTCTCTTTAATGGGATTCCCAATTAAATTTAGGAGATTGGAGACTgggggtatgtgtgtgtgcactactGCATGCAGACtttgtgtcagagtgtgtgtggaatcTCTTCACCTCCCtgggatttgttttatttgactctCTCTTGTATTCTTTTTTCGTCCATTCCTCCTCCGATTTAAAAGCTTCTTTTTGtatctcctctccttttctcttcccgGTCCTTCACCTCCCTTTCCCCCTGTCCGCCTCCTCCCTGTTTTCCAGAGGTTGATAGACAAATCCAAGGTGACGTGTCTAAAATGGCTTCCCAAGTCCGAGAACCTGTTCCTGGCCTCCCATGCCAGTGGCCACCTCTACCTCTACAACGTGGACCACCCATGCGGCACCACAGCCCCCCAGTACTCTCTGCTGCGGCAGGGAGAAGGCTTCGCCGTCTACGCCTGCAAAACCAAGACGCCGCGCAACCCGCTGTTGCGATGGGCCGTGGGCGAAGGGGGCCTCAATGAGTTTGCTTTCTCCCCGGATGGCGTCCATGTGGCATGTGTGGGCCAGGACGGCTGCCTGCGCGTCTTCCACTTTGACTCGATGGAGCTGCAGGGGGTGATGAAGAGTTACTTTGGGGGGCTGCTGTGCGTGTCGTGGAGTCCAGATGGGAAATACCTCGCCACAGGCGGAGAGGATGACCTGGTTACCGTCTGGTCATTTGCAGAAAGCCGTGTGGTAGCAAGGGGGCACGGCCACAAGTCTTGGGTGAACGTGGTGGCTTTCGACCCCTTCACGACCTCCCTGGAAGATGATGAGCCGATGGAGCTTAGCGGCAGTGAGGAGGacctccaccagggggcgccaAACAACACCATGCACTTTGGCCGGGTCCGAACAAGCAGCACGTTGTCGCGTCTTTCTCGGCACAGCTCTAAAGGTGGAGGTACGCCGTCGGTCACGTACCGGTTTGGCTCAGTGGGGCAGGACACCCAGTTCTGTCTGTGGGACCTGACGGATGACGTGTTGTACCCACGCTTGC
Protein-coding regions in this window:
- the zmp:0000000529 gene encoding dystrophia myotonica WD repeat-containing protein isoform X2, yielding MRSFFLYLLSFSLPGPSPPFPPVRLLPVFQRLIDKSKVTCLKWLPKSENLFLASHASGHLYLYNVDHPCGTTAPQYSLLRQGEGFAVYACKTKTPRNPLLRWAVGEGGLNEFAFSPDGVHVACVGQDGCLRVFHFDSMELQGVMKSYFGGLLCVSWSPDGKYLATGGEDDLVTVWSFAESRVVARGHGHKSWVNVVAFDPFTTSLEDDEPMELSGSEEDLHQGAPNNTMHFGRVRTSSTLSRLSRHSSKGGGTPSVTYRFGSVGQDTQFCLWDLTDDVLYPRLPLSRAFTNTFGPSLSNSGSGVVNSTSGGGGSGGVEGHHHPPNTNTGTANPPTLPLPLPRSLSRSNSLPHPAVANTSKGQGASEGSGGGGGGGGSSGGGNSTPFSIGRFATLSLQERKSDKSGSSGGVEKEHKRYHSLGNISKSNDKINVAPRSNRLDAAKVLGTTLCPRMHEVPLLEPLVCKKIAHERLTVLVFMDDCIITACQEGLICTWARPGKANLTAQNGNSPSGTVV